From the genome of Cytobacillus firmus, one region includes:
- a CDS encoding glycosyltransferase — protein MKVLIIPSWYPIKENPILGIFFKEQAKAIQKSGCDVTVIYPEIKTMRSYNANWKKGIRVENEDGIKTYRYRGYNPFPARVPYATGYIYYLRLKTLYSQLVKAEGKPDIIHAHSCLWGGWAAAKIAAEEKIPLVVTEHSSKLVRGLLKPYEEKEITKTLKQTDRIISVGPSLKKALAHYTDKEIIEIPNIVDFKSFQNAELVGARQTNKFRFFSLALLTPNKGMDLLIRSFAGGFKDQEAELFIGGDGAQKEELMNLAKTLGVDKQVIFLGAINREEVIQQMNACDAFVLASKFETFGVVLIEALACGKPVISTDSGGPRSIVNEKNGIIVPVDNEEKLRQAMEKVCHNYSDFDSKEIREDCSARFSEEVITEQILRIYQTLV, from the coding sequence ATGAAAGTCTTAATTATCCCTTCATGGTACCCTATTAAAGAAAATCCGATTTTAGGCATATTCTTCAAGGAGCAGGCAAAAGCTATCCAAAAAAGCGGATGTGACGTTACTGTTATCTATCCCGAAATCAAGACTATGCGTTCCTATAATGCCAATTGGAAAAAAGGGATCAGAGTCGAGAATGAGGATGGCATAAAAACGTACCGCTACAGAGGATATAATCCCTTCCCTGCCAGAGTTCCTTATGCTACAGGGTACATCTATTATTTAAGATTAAAAACGCTGTACAGCCAATTGGTTAAAGCAGAAGGTAAGCCAGATATTATCCATGCTCACTCATGTCTTTGGGGAGGATGGGCAGCAGCAAAAATAGCGGCAGAAGAAAAGATTCCTCTGGTTGTTACCGAGCATTCGAGCAAACTAGTTAGAGGCCTGCTTAAGCCATATGAAGAGAAAGAAATCACTAAAACGCTGAAGCAAACAGACAGAATTATATCAGTAGGGCCAAGTTTAAAAAAGGCGCTGGCACATTATACTGACAAAGAAATTATTGAAATCCCCAACATAGTAGATTTCAAAAGTTTTCAGAATGCTGAGCTTGTTGGGGCCCGCCAAACGAATAAGTTCAGGTTTTTCTCGCTGGCTTTATTAACGCCAAATAAAGGGATGGACCTGCTGATCAGAAGTTTTGCCGGCGGCTTCAAAGATCAGGAAGCGGAGCTGTTTATCGGTGGAGACGGCGCCCAAAAAGAAGAATTAATGAACCTGGCCAAAACATTGGGTGTTGATAAGCAAGTCATATTTCTGGGTGCCATAAATCGGGAAGAAGTAATACAGCAGATGAATGCGTGTGACGCTTTTGTACTTGCCAGTAAATTTGAAACCTTCGGGGTTGTGCTAATTGAGGCCCTGGCCTGCGGAAAACCGGTGATTTCAACAGACTCGGGAGGTCCCCGTTCAATCGTTAATGAAAAGAACGGAATTATTGTTCCTGTTGATAACGAAGAAAAGCTCCGCCAAGCGATGGAAAAGGTCTGCCATAACTACTCAGATTTTGACTCAAAAGAAATACGCGAAGATTGTTCGGCAAGATTCAGTGAAGAAGTGATTACGGAACAAATTTTAAGAATATATCAAACTCTGGTTTAG
- a CDS encoding O-antigen ligase family protein, translating into MNWKATAYIVVFALIFIDSFFFNVPIGPLRITLLRLVIGVLFIIMLDQIFLKRNPLITEHIKFPLAFLGIWFYYGALSLIWTSNKGTAIKELYYFAVFLLLIIVLIFLLQQLKSSLITKTFWISGFVLVLISVLEFKFNIHLPTSRFVIEAERFTDATASRATGFFYNENDFALYLVMIVPFYLAGLLKKPILFKLVNAGMIIAIFLITYLNDARLSVMAIVLQVLLFALLSFKNLIKHGTRLFLLFSPLLLLAAAGIFYYLANASLFEGIKAGQGSGFIRMNLYLSGLYASFKSFMLGVGPGNFQHHIYFNTLGFTNPHNWWLEILTNYGLFIFAGYCVFFGYILIQLYLIYWSDKKKNKLALTLFLSFIGFAIACLGPSSLFYFWPMWLLYGVTLGYIVQKREYLRRERNLDIS; encoded by the coding sequence ATGAATTGGAAAGCCACAGCTTATATAGTTGTATTTGCTCTCATTTTTATAGACTCGTTTTTCTTTAATGTTCCCATTGGCCCCTTACGAATAACACTATTAAGGCTGGTTATCGGTGTGCTATTCATCATTATGCTTGATCAAATTTTTCTTAAGAGAAATCCCTTGATTACTGAGCATATTAAATTTCCGCTGGCATTTTTGGGAATTTGGTTTTACTATGGCGCCCTTTCGCTAATCTGGACAAGTAATAAAGGGACAGCAATTAAAGAGCTTTATTACTTTGCCGTCTTTTTATTGTTAATTATTGTTTTGATATTTTTACTGCAGCAACTTAAGAGCAGCTTGATAACGAAAACATTTTGGATTAGCGGCTTTGTATTGGTCCTGATCTCTGTTTTGGAGTTTAAATTTAATATCCATTTGCCTACCTCCCGTTTCGTCATTGAAGCAGAAAGATTTACGGATGCCACAGCGAGTCGGGCTACAGGCTTCTTTTATAATGAAAATGACTTTGCTTTATACTTAGTCATGATCGTTCCATTCTATTTAGCGGGATTGCTAAAAAAGCCGATATTATTCAAATTAGTAAATGCCGGTATGATTATAGCCATTTTTTTAATTACGTATTTAAATGATGCTCGATTGAGTGTAATGGCGATTGTCCTGCAAGTACTGCTATTTGCACTACTATCATTTAAGAACCTGATTAAACATGGCACCCGTCTATTTTTGCTATTCAGCCCGCTCCTATTACTTGCAGCAGCCGGCATCTTTTATTACCTTGCAAATGCCTCATTATTTGAAGGGATAAAAGCCGGCCAGGGATCTGGATTTATTCGGATGAATTTATACTTAAGCGGCCTGTATGCTTCTTTTAAGTCCTTTATGTTAGGAGTAGGTCCAGGAAACTTCCAGCATCATATTTATTTTAATACTCTTGGATTTACAAATCCCCATAACTGGTGGCTAGAGATCCTCACTAACTATGGCCTCTTCATTTTTGCAGGTTATTGCGTATTCTTTGGCTATATCTTAATCCAGTTATATTTGATTTACTGGTCTGACAAAAAGAAAAACAAACTGGCTTTGACTCTTTTCTTAAGCTTCATTGGCTTTGCGATAGCATGCCTGGGGCCAAGCAGCTTGTTTTACTTCTGGCCAATGTGGCTGCTGTATGGCGTTACCCTTGGATATATTGTTCAAAAAAGAGAATATTTAAGAAGGGAACGCAACCTTGATATCTCTTAA
- a CDS encoding cell wall-binding repeat-containing protein has translation MKKQTRKKAGKIASYALTSALVLSSFSYTASATTKSSNDFYDQKISQIKEMKAETLKKTELKDKTLKSELKASDKVRVIVELDGKTPLETATDEGKLYKELSESTKKSLTSKVLKQQSSVKSAIKSKGVKFEYLKNFSTAFNGFSGEVKFGEVAKIEGLSGVKAVYLANAYNRPEVEPNMKTSHSFIQSASTWGDAGYKGEGMIVSVIDTGVDPSHKDFQSIDKTNADLEKSEVDALVKEDGLKGKYYSDKVPYGYNYYDGNDTILDLGPAASMHGMHVAGTVAANGDEKTGGIKGVAPEAQVLGMKVFSNDPNYPSTWSDVYLAAIDDSIKLGADVLNMSLGSTAAFYEENGAEDVAITRAVENGIVAAVSAGNSAHLGSGWDAPYAKNPDIGVVGSPGLNPDTLQVAASGNVAYLYQHQATVGGKTFTGYGVDDWSSLAASGLELVSLSQANGVTEESGKACKVCGNPSDYEGVDVKGKIVVVKRGSLSFFDKTVNAAEAGAAGIIVYDSGAGTFYENQGGWNVPFMMISAGDGEELEKVIANGDATASVTQTSKKEDPVMGRMTDFTSWGVTPDLRLKPEITAPGGNIYSTVNDDKYTVMSGTSMAAPHVAGGSALVQQFLQEDDRFSDLDFEQRTRLAKVLLVNTAKTIDDVHGQPFSPRRQGAGMMQTFSAVSSPAILTDQSTGEAKVELFDFKETKFELPLAVTNISESEEVTYNVKTRVLADTIQQVEGEEDRNALIAGDLTGVEVEGPETVTVAPGETVEFTVTVDISKAKLPGLDKDGKPISLYLKEDIFVEGFVHLEDAKKDSANPTLTVPYLGFYGEWDRPEIFDGFKTLGENRFYDAFPTDMLVENGDYFAEMLKVDGKDVYAFSPNGDGNLDDINALPAMLRNAKELQTNILDKDGKQVARVNLESNVRKNWFDSGDTNPYDFNPERAWDGKVKGKEAEDGLYYYELKGKVHYEGAEWQTKKVPVYVDNTAPKLEAEYDAESKTVSWEASDAGVGISAYAVFVNGVKVADAAADKTSVVLDSIPEKAVVEVAAVDKVYNVSFDEVAVGDSGLPIIDVSTDELVPFGQYNTRSITFSGLVHEDIALKSLTVNGKDVSFKQNDKGEYEFTATVTFEQDGKYDVQIVAKDVSGKEFSFARKIMIDTTSPVLSTDAPRFVDKEVDEVTFNVDIEDNFNAFTLLLDGEKVFVQQMEELAEPDTATAEVTVPVKEGDNSFTLTLVDGAGNTTEQVVDIYRNEDAERVNRLSGSDRYVTAVEISKKGWTEADTVVLARGDNYADALAGIPLAKKNDAPLLLTKPNSLSDATKAEIERLGAKNVIILGGKGAVSDAIAQNLEDAGLNVERLSGKDRFATAAAIAHEVAPDGAEEVVVVRGKDFPDALSAAAYAASNGMPILLTEMYSLPSVTSTAIRDLGASKSLVIGGTGVVSFSVASELPNPYRIGGKTRYETSLNVAKHFDNGAYEYYVATGKQFADALAGAALAAKNDTGILLTDASLPAETEAFLAEESVEKVTVLGGKGAVSETVFTKLKNLFK, from the coding sequence TTGAAAAAACAAACTAGAAAAAAGGCCGGTAAGATAGCTTCATATGCCCTTACTTCTGCATTAGTTCTATCTAGCTTCAGCTACACAGCTTCTGCAACTACCAAAAGTTCAAATGACTTCTACGACCAAAAAATCAGCCAAATAAAAGAAATGAAAGCAGAGACATTAAAGAAAACAGAACTTAAAGATAAGACTCTTAAATCTGAATTAAAAGCTTCAGATAAAGTTCGTGTAATTGTTGAGCTTGACGGAAAGACACCTTTAGAGACTGCAACAGATGAAGGCAAGCTGTACAAGGAATTATCAGAATCAACTAAAAAATCACTTACTTCAAAGGTGTTAAAGCAGCAAAGTTCAGTGAAAAGTGCGATTAAGTCAAAGGGCGTTAAATTTGAATATCTAAAAAACTTCTCTACTGCTTTTAATGGATTCAGCGGTGAAGTGAAATTCGGTGAAGTCGCTAAAATCGAAGGTTTATCTGGTGTTAAAGCAGTTTATTTAGCCAATGCTTACAACCGACCGGAAGTAGAGCCTAACATGAAGACCAGCCACAGTTTTATCCAATCAGCTTCCACTTGGGGAGATGCTGGATATAAAGGGGAAGGCATGATTGTTTCTGTAATTGACACGGGTGTTGACCCTTCCCACAAGGATTTTCAGAGTATTGATAAAACCAATGCTGATCTGGAAAAGAGCGAAGTAGATGCTCTTGTTAAAGAAGACGGCCTAAAAGGTAAATATTATTCAGATAAAGTGCCTTATGGCTATAACTACTATGACGGCAATGATACCATTTTAGACCTAGGACCTGCTGCCTCCATGCATGGTATGCACGTAGCCGGTACAGTAGCAGCAAATGGAGATGAAAAAACTGGAGGCATTAAGGGTGTCGCTCCAGAAGCACAGGTTCTTGGCATGAAAGTATTCAGTAACGATCCGAATTATCCGTCCACTTGGTCTGATGTTTATTTAGCAGCCATTGATGATTCTATTAAACTCGGTGCAGATGTATTAAATATGAGCTTAGGATCAACAGCTGCCTTTTATGAGGAAAATGGCGCTGAAGATGTTGCGATTACAAGAGCTGTAGAAAACGGAATTGTAGCAGCCGTTTCTGCGGGTAACTCTGCACATCTGGGCAGCGGCTGGGATGCACCATACGCTAAAAACCCGGATATTGGGGTTGTTGGATCACCAGGGTTAAATCCGGATACACTGCAGGTTGCTGCTTCAGGTAACGTTGCATACTTGTACCAGCATCAGGCAACAGTAGGCGGAAAGACATTTACAGGCTATGGAGTGGATGATTGGTCCAGTCTGGCTGCTTCCGGTTTAGAGCTTGTAAGCTTATCACAGGCAAATGGTGTCACAGAAGAAAGCGGAAAGGCTTGTAAGGTTTGCGGAAACCCTTCTGATTACGAAGGTGTCGATGTAAAAGGCAAGATTGTCGTTGTTAAGCGCGGAAGTCTATCATTCTTCGATAAAACAGTAAACGCTGCAGAAGCAGGCGCAGCAGGAATCATTGTATATGATTCTGGAGCAGGAACATTCTATGAAAACCAGGGCGGCTGGAATGTGCCGTTTATGATGATTTCAGCTGGCGATGGGGAAGAATTGGAAAAAGTGATTGCGAATGGCGATGCAACTGCTTCTGTTACCCAAACAAGCAAAAAAGAAGATCCGGTAATGGGCCGTATGACTGACTTCACTTCATGGGGTGTTACGCCTGATTTGAGATTGAAGCCGGAAATCACAGCTCCTGGCGGAAATATTTACTCTACAGTAAATGATGATAAATATACGGTAATGAGCGGAACTTCCATGGCAGCTCCTCATGTTGCCGGCGGATCTGCGTTGGTTCAGCAATTCCTGCAAGAGGATGACAGATTCTCTGATCTGGATTTTGAACAGCGCACTCGATTGGCTAAAGTTCTTTTGGTAAATACTGCGAAAACTATTGATGATGTTCATGGCCAGCCTTTCTCCCCTCGCCGTCAGGGTGCAGGCATGATGCAGACCTTCAGTGCAGTATCATCACCAGCCATATTAACTGATCAGTCAACAGGGGAAGCGAAAGTAGAACTTTTTGACTTTAAAGAAACTAAATTTGAACTGCCTTTAGCGGTTACCAATATTTCTGAATCAGAAGAAGTTACTTATAACGTAAAAACACGTGTACTAGCTGATACAATTCAGCAGGTTGAAGGCGAAGAAGACCGCAATGCCCTAATTGCCGGTGACCTTACTGGTGTTGAAGTAGAAGGTCCTGAGACAGTGACAGTAGCTCCAGGTGAAACTGTAGAGTTCACAGTCACAGTTGATATCTCTAAAGCGAAACTTCCAGGGTTAGATAAAGATGGAAAGCCTATTTCCCTTTACCTTAAAGAAGATATCTTTGTAGAAGGATTTGTGCATTTGGAAGATGCCAAGAAGGATAGTGCCAATCCAACACTGACTGTACCTTACCTTGGATTCTATGGTGAGTGGGATCGCCCTGAAATCTTCGATGGCTTTAAGACTCTGGGGGAAAACAGATTCTATGATGCATTCCCTACAGATATGCTTGTCGAAAATGGTGACTACTTCGCGGAAATGTTAAAAGTAGATGGTAAGGATGTATACGCATTTTCACCGAATGGCGATGGCAATCTTGACGATATCAACGCTCTTCCGGCTATGCTGCGTAATGCCAAGGAATTGCAGACAAATATCCTTGATAAAGATGGCAAGCAGGTAGCAAGAGTAAATCTTGAATCAAATGTCAGAAAGAATTGGTTTGATTCCGGCGATACAAATCCTTATGACTTCAACCCAGAACGCGCCTGGGATGGAAAAGTCAAAGGAAAAGAGGCGGAAGATGGTTTATATTACTATGAGTTAAAAGGAAAAGTTCATTACGAGGGTGCTGAATGGCAAACCAAGAAAGTGCCTGTATACGTAGATAATACAGCTCCTAAGCTTGAGGCTGAATATGATGCTGAAAGCAAAACAGTAAGCTGGGAAGCTTCTGATGCAGGTGTTGGTATTTCGGCTTATGCTGTGTTTGTAAATGGAGTGAAAGTAGCTGATGCAGCTGCAGATAAAACAAGTGTTGTTCTTGATTCCATTCCTGAAAAAGCTGTTGTGGAAGTAGCTGCTGTCGATAAGGTGTATAATGTGTCCTTTGATGAAGTAGCTGTAGGAGATTCTGGACTTCCGATTATTGATGTCTCTACAGATGAGCTTGTTCCATTTGGACAATACAATACTCGTTCGATTACATTCTCTGGACTGGTACATGAAGATATCGCCCTTAAGTCACTAACTGTAAATGGCAAGGATGTTTCATTCAAGCAAAACGACAAAGGGGAGTATGAATTTACTGCAACTGTTACGTTTGAACAGGATGGAAAATATGATGTCCAAATCGTAGCAAAAGACGTTTCCGGAAAAGAGTTTTCATTTGCCCGTAAGATCATGATTGATACAACCAGTCCTGTGTTAAGCACGGATGCTCCTAGATTTGTTGATAAAGAAGTTGACGAAGTTACATTCAATGTTGATATTGAAGATAACTTTAATGCCTTCACATTATTATTAGATGGTGAAAAGGTATTCGTACAGCAGATGGAAGAATTGGCTGAGCCTGATACGGCCACAGCGGAAGTTACTGTACCTGTAAAAGAAGGGGATAACTCCTTCACATTAACTCTGGTAGATGGTGCTGGAAATACAACTGAACAGGTAGTAGACATTTACCGCAATGAAGACGCAGAGCGTGTAAATCGCCTATCTGGTTCTGACCGTTATGTAACTGCAGTCGAAATCAGCAAGAAGGGCTGGACTGAGGCAGATACTGTCGTCTTGGCACGCGGTGATAACTATGCCGATGCTCTTGCAGGTATTCCGTTAGCTAAGAAAAATGATGCTCCATTACTATTAACAAAACCGAATAGTCTTTCGGATGCAACAAAGGCTGAAATTGAGCGCCTAGGTGCTAAGAATGTAATCATTCTTGGAGGTAAAGGTGCTGTAAGTGATGCCATTGCTCAGAATTTAGAAGATGCAGGTTTGAATGTGGAGCGCTTATCCGGTAAAGACCGATTTGCAACAGCTGCAGCCATTGCACATGAAGTAGCTCCTGATGGGGCAGAAGAAGTTGTTGTAGTTAGAGGCAAGGACTTCCCGGATGCTCTTTCTGCTGCTGCCTATGCGGCTTCAAATGGAATGCCGATTCTATTAACTGAAATGTATAGCCTTCCATCCGTAACAAGCACTGCGATCAGAGATTTAGGTGCTTCCAAGTCACTGGTAATTGGCGGAACTGGAGTTGTATCTTTCTCAGTAGCAAGTGAATTGCCTAACCCTTACCGTATTGGCGGGAAGACTCGTTATGAAACTTCTTTAAATGTTGCCAAGCATTTTGATAACGGTGCTTATGAGTACTATGTAGCAACTGGAAAGCAATTTGCTGATGCTCTTGCTGGTGCCGCTTTAGCTGCTAAGAATGATACAGGCATTTTGTTAACTGATGCTAGCTTGCCGGCAGAGACAGAAGCTTTCCTTGCTGAAGAATCCGTGGAAAAAGTAACGGTTCTTGGTGGAAAAGGTGCTGTAAGCGAGACTGTATTCACTAAGTTGAAAAATCTATTTAAGTAA
- a CDS encoding heparan-alpha-glucosaminide N-acetyltransferase domain-containing protein — MERALKETPKKRRFRSLDITRGLIVLLSVFLFHIPAGGYEYLRHARWYDITIMDYILPGFITVFGVGMAFAYHRGVNWSKLIKRTIRLIIYGLIFNMIVDWKVDLSTIRITGVLQLYGVLGLLAVIISTLVKSWRLLIPVVAFILLIHGYILFSFSQSCTDGLLQPDCNPSGIIDVAVFGAEHLYHQGTMGYDPEGFMTVIGALSNVLLGMIAGRILLEKRDKGAWKELILFGAAVLLLSYAASNFLPFNKKIWTPSFAMLTAGTVITVFAFIHLVFDQLKKTNKGILTWYIEAFGRNSFLIYFGKFIVYSFLARIMIKSGGEEVSFSAWLLSKIDLVTQYPQLAYAGVMLLAWSAAAIILHLKKWYVKA; from the coding sequence ATGGAACGTGCATTAAAAGAAACACCGAAGAAAAGAAGATTTCGCTCCCTTGATATAACAAGGGGATTGATTGTATTGCTGTCTGTGTTTTTATTTCATATCCCGGCGGGAGGGTACGAGTATCTCCGTCATGCCAGGTGGTATGATATTACAATCATGGACTATATATTGCCTGGATTTATAACAGTTTTCGGAGTAGGGATGGCTTTTGCCTATCATCGCGGTGTGAATTGGAGCAAGCTTATTAAGAGAACCATCCGGCTAATCATCTATGGACTGATCTTTAATATGATTGTCGATTGGAAAGTTGATTTATCTACTATACGCATTACAGGGGTGCTTCAATTATATGGAGTTCTTGGACTGCTAGCAGTTATTATCTCCACCCTCGTAAAATCTTGGCGACTGCTTATCCCGGTTGTGGCTTTCATCCTGCTTATTCATGGATATATTCTATTTTCATTTAGCCAAAGCTGTACGGACGGGCTTCTGCAGCCGGATTGCAATCCTTCAGGGATAATTGATGTTGCTGTATTCGGAGCTGAACATTTGTATCATCAGGGAACAATGGGCTATGATCCCGAAGGTTTTATGACGGTAATAGGGGCTCTATCGAATGTGCTCCTGGGTATGATAGCCGGAAGAATTTTATTGGAAAAGCGGGATAAAGGGGCCTGGAAAGAATTAATTCTTTTTGGTGCTGCCGTATTGCTTCTTTCTTATGCAGCTTCAAATTTCTTGCCCTTTAATAAAAAAATCTGGACTCCTTCATTTGCGATGCTAACTGCCGGAACTGTCATAACTGTATTTGCCTTTATTCATCTTGTATTTGATCAGCTGAAAAAAACGAATAAAGGAATTTTAACATGGTATATTGAAGCGTTTGGCCGAAATAGCTTCCTCATTTATTTTGGCAAGTTTATCGTTTATTCATTCCTGGCACGGATAATGATCAAATCCGGAGGGGAAGAAGTGTCATTTTCGGCCTGGCTGTTAAGTAAAATTGACCTAGTCACCCAATATCCGCAGCTGGCCTATGCCGGCGTAATGCTTTTAGCCTGGTCTGCTGCTGCTATAATTCTCCACTTGAAAAAATGGTATGTGAAGGCTTGA
- a CDS encoding PIG-L deacetylase family protein: protein MKRLIGLFLIIALFIGGYFLFKKETVIFYSPHADDEVLSMGGSIIKAVEEDKNVIVILLSKGLASSAYHKVNTKLQEEGYDNISPDEFGEARIKEFKKSVETMGVKPENIHIYDLPDASFTPDMVKEIMIDMEKDYPGAIHHVMTYHDPHPDHASTGKALKALQKEGTIKKEGYYHIPIQEFGNLSFTGKDEISEEHAEKYQNALNAYGEWAPEKGKFQIGQISVTDYFENAIKYLESRWHQ, encoded by the coding sequence TTGAAACGGTTGATAGGTTTATTTTTAATCATAGCATTATTTATTGGCGGCTATTTCTTGTTTAAAAAAGAAACAGTTATATTTTATTCTCCCCATGCAGATGATGAAGTATTAAGCATGGGAGGTTCAATTATAAAGGCAGTTGAAGAAGATAAAAATGTCATAGTTATATTGCTGTCCAAGGGCCTGGCCAGCAGCGCCTATCATAAGGTGAACACAAAGCTTCAGGAAGAGGGCTATGATAACATATCTCCGGATGAATTTGGCGAGGCCAGGATTAAGGAGTTTAAAAAATCCGTAGAGACCATGGGCGTGAAACCTGAAAACATCCATATTTACGATTTGCCGGATGCTTCCTTCACACCTGATATGGTAAAAGAAATCATGATTGATATGGAAAAAGACTACCCTGGAGCCATCCATCATGTGATGACTTACCATGACCCCCATCCAGACCACGCATCAACAGGCAAGGCTTTAAAAGCCCTGCAAAAAGAAGGGACAATTAAAAAGGAAGGTTATTACCACATCCCCATTCAGGAATTCGGTAATTTATCCTTTACGGGCAAAGATGAAATAAGTGAGGAACATGCGGAGAAGTACCAAAACGCTTTAAATGCTTATGGCGAATGGGCCCCTGAGAAAGGCAAGTTTCAGATTGGGCAAATCTCTGTAACAGACTACTTTGAGAATGCGATTAAATACCTGGAAAGCAGATGGCATCAATAA
- a CDS encoding cell wall-binding repeat-containing protein: MIKKALPIFLVLSLFLGSFGPANSLAEESYDIPTYHETNKLLTDAALAHNIPPEIVKSLAYQESGWNQFKDGKPYVAPDGGIGIMQVTNDPRFDEELLKTDIKYNIDAGLQKLDEKFRGVDGKLPTLNHNDRDILESWYFAILAYNGRVEENSPLKLTTDGSRNEDAYQEKFFKLMNDSFYIGMDIHPIPFDFKPEDFTYSGAPDHLLSFTKPNYEIPVHLLHKTEHKFTQHDILLSADSANFREAPSSLSKSLKKLPSGEREAVRVLDKSFVYDQSNQYGLADDKMRFRQYVWYKVEMQDGRTAYTASSDLKHLGKRLYGKTRYDTAVSISQEGWKDGADTVVLAYGEDFPDALAGTPLAYQLDAPMLLTKVNSLPDPTKAEIERLKPKVAYLLGGTGAISDTVAKELKSLGIIEINRLGGKTRFETANEIAMHLPNKGDKAVLANGRNFPDALTIAPYAARNGYPILLTEKNQIPAATATILKGFNKTLVSGGFGVISENAISGLKSVERFRGKDRFETNADIVKKLKLGNEQAYVATGYNFADALTGAVLAAKNNSHLLLTRPTSIDDPIKATILEQNYDHFRFLGGKSVVGVENELGKLIN; the protein is encoded by the coding sequence ATGATTAAAAAAGCACTACCAATTTTTCTAGTACTTAGTCTGTTTTTGGGATCATTTGGCCCAGCTAATAGTTTAGCTGAGGAAAGTTACGATATTCCCACATACCATGAAACGAACAAGCTATTAACTGATGCTGCACTGGCACACAATATCCCGCCAGAGATTGTTAAATCGTTAGCATATCAGGAAAGCGGCTGGAACCAATTCAAGGACGGTAAACCTTATGTGGCGCCTGATGGCGGAATCGGCATTATGCAGGTAACAAATGACCCCAGATTTGATGAGGAGTTATTAAAGACTGACATCAAATACAATATTGATGCCGGCTTGCAAAAGCTAGATGAAAAATTCCGCGGCGTTGATGGCAAACTGCCGACCTTAAATCATAATGACCGTGATATTCTGGAAAGCTGGTATTTTGCTATTCTAGCTTATAACGGCAGAGTCGAAGAAAATAGCCCATTGAAATTAACTACAGATGGAAGCAGAAATGAAGATGCTTATCAGGAGAAGTTCTTTAAGTTAATGAATGATTCCTTTTATATTGGAATGGATATTCACCCGATCCCATTTGACTTTAAGCCTGAGGACTTTACGTATAGCGGTGCACCGGATCACCTATTAAGCTTTACTAAACCTAATTATGAAATCCCTGTGCATCTGCTTCATAAAACAGAGCATAAATTTACACAACATGATATCCTGCTTTCTGCAGATAGCGCAAACTTCCGTGAGGCTCCCTCCAGCTTATCCAAATCTTTGAAGAAGCTTCCCTCAGGTGAAAGAGAAGCTGTTAGAGTTCTGGATAAATCATTTGTATATGATCAATCCAACCAATATGGATTGGCGGATGACAAGATGCGGTTCCGGCAATACGTGTGGTATAAGGTAGAGATGCAGGATGGCAGAACGGCTTATACCGCCTCGAGTGACCTCAAGCATCTTGGCAAAAGATTATACGGAAAAACCCGTTATGATACAGCGGTTTCCATCTCACAGGAAGGATGGAAGGATGGTGCAGACACAGTAGTGCTTGCCTATGGAGAAGATTTTCCTGATGCACTAGCCGGTACTCCGCTGGCCTATCAGCTGGATGCACCCATGCTATTAACTAAGGTTAATAGCTTACCGGATCCAACAAAAGCTGAGATTGAAAGGCTGAAGCCAAAAGTTGCTTATCTGCTTGGAGGAACTGGTGCAATCAGTGATACTGTAGCTAAAGAACTTAAGAGTCTCGGCATAATAGAAATTAACCGTCTCGGCGGTAAAACCAGATTTGAAACGGCTAATGAAATTGCTATGCATTTACCGAATAAAGGAGATAAGGCAGTTTTGGCAAATGGACGCAATTTTCCTGATGCCCTGACTATTGCCCCTTATGCTGCCCGAAATGGCTACCCGATTCTATTAACTGAAAAGAATCAAATTCCAGCTGCAACTGCCACGATCTTAAAAGGCTTTAACAAGACACTTGTTTCAGGCGGGTTTGGAGTTATAAGCGAGAATGCTATATCAGGACTAAAAAGTGTCGAACGCTTCAGGGGAAAAGACCGTTTTGAAACAAACGCCGACATAGTAAAGAAACTGAAGCTAGGCAACGAACAAGCTTATGTAGCTACAGGCTATAACTTTGCAGATGCCCTTACTGGAGCAGTATTGGCTGCCAAAAATAACTCACACCTCTTATTAACAAGGCCAACATCCATTGATGACCCGATCAAAGCGACAATTCTTGAACAGAATTATGATCATTTCCGATTCCTTGGCGGTAAATCAGTGGTTGGTGTGGAGAACGAACTTGGAAAATTAATAAATTAG